caatgtactaaaagtacaagggtgtctatcttacttttccaaacgtggggaacactcctcacacatgttgcttgataacacacgcattgcatgcaatttaattgatgtctaccatgttcattcatcctattagcttccctagtaatgatgaatatgaaccgaaattagggtaaacttttgtgtcattttccctagtccatggtaatggaaacattggttacccacccatattcacttgaaaatatgtacctattagagatttggtgactggacaaggcatttacactaagtgtacaaagcaaatgtgctaactgtacaagtgtgtacaagggtgcctatcttgaaggatttgaaatgcttttgaaaaaattgcttgctcatttattttttctaagggggacattcctcatttccctttgtacacattcattggatgaGATAGCGCGCTTATGATGAATACGAACCTCGGTTTGGTGTCATTTTTCCTTAACTTAGTGAGCCATGACATTGGAACGTGGTTAACCCAGCCATATGCACTAGTTATGTTGTATCTAGGTCGTATTTctccaactgtacaaggcatttacactaagtgtacaaggccaatgtactaaaagtacaagggtgtacaagggtgtctatcttactttttccaaacgtggggaacactcctcacacatgttgcttgataacacacgcattgcatgcaatttaattgatgtctaccatgttcattcatcctattagctttcctagtaatgatgaatatgaacccaAAATTAGGGTAaacttttgtgtcattttccctagtccatggtaatggaaacattggttacccacccatattcacttgaaaatatgtacctattagagatttggtgactggacaaggcatttacactaagtgtacaaagcaaatgtgctaactgtacaagtgtgtacaagggtgcctatcttgaaggatttgaaatgcttttgaaaaaattgcttgctcatttattttttctaagggggacattcctcatttccctttgtacacattcattggatgaGATAGCGCGCTTATGATGAATACGAACCTCGATTTGGTGTCATTTTTCCTTAGCTTAGTGAGCCATGACATTGGAACGTGGTTAACCCAGCCATATGCACTAGTTATGTTGTATCTAGGTCGTATTTctccaactgtacaaggcatttacactaagtgtacaaggccaatgtactaaaagtacaagggtgtacaagggtgtctatcttactttttccaaacgtggggaacactcctcacacatgttgcttgataacacacgcattgcatgcaatttaattgatgtctaccatgttcattcatcctattagctttcctagtaatgatgaatatgaaccgaaattagggtaaacttttgtgtcattttccctagtccatggtaatggaaacattggttacccacccatattcacttgaaaatatgtacctattagagatttggtgactggacaaggcatttacactaagtgtacaaagcaaatgtgctaactatacaagtgtgtacaagggtgcctatcttgaaggatttgaaatgcttttgaaaaaattgcttgctcatttattttttctaagggggacattcctcatttccctttgtacacattcattggatgaGATAGTGCACTTATGATGAATACGAACCTCGATTTGGTGTCATTTTTCCTTAACTCAGTGAGCCATGACATTGGAACGTGGTTAACCCAGCCATATGCACTAGTTATGTTGTATCTAGGTTGAATTTCtgcaactgtacaaggcatttacactaagtgtacaaggccaatgtactaaaagtacaagggtgtacaagggtgtctatcttactttttccaaacgtggggaccactcctcacacatgttgcttgataacacacgcattgcatgcaatttaattgatgtctaccatgttcattcatcctattagctttcctagtaatgatgaatatgaaccgaaattagggtaaacttttgtgtcattttccctagtccatggtaatggaaacattggttacccacccatattcacttgaaaatatgtacctattagagatttggtgactggacaagacatttacactaagtgtacaaagcaaatgtgctaactgtacaagtgtgtacaagggtgcctatcttgaaggatttgaaatgcttttgaaaaaattgcttgctcatttattttttctaagggggacattcctcatttccctttgtacacattcattggatgaGATAGTGCACTTATGATGAATACGAACCTCGATTTGGTGTCATTTTTCCTTAACTCAGTGAGCCATGACATTGGAACGTGGTTAACCCAACCATATGCACTAGTTATGTTGTATCTAGGTCGAATTTCTGCAAccgtacaaggcatttacactaagtgtataaggccaatgtactaaaagtacaagggtgtacaagggtgtacaagggtgtctatcttactttttccaaatgTGGGGAACAACAACACCCAACATACGAACCCAGAGGACTATACAAAATTCATTGTGCTGAAACTTATGGAAGAACTCACAAAACATCATTATGGGGTTGAGCTGCTTCAGTTCAGGAATCCCAACAAGAGAGACATCTTTCTTTGTATGACAAACACGTGCTTCAATAATTGCAATAGTTGTAAGTTAGGAATTATAGAGGTAACTTGCCTATAATCTAACGAGAATTGACTTGATAGATTAGCTTTTTAAGCAAGTACTTAGTGTTGAAGAATGTGTTTTGTGCTTGAACGGTGTCATTGCCATTAGTCGAAAATTTTGGGATGATGATCGCCCTTTTTCGATGTGCCGGATGATTACTTTTAAGGTGTGGAACTACTGCATTCTGAGAAtggttaataataatttttaaaatcatatataataacCTCCAAAATAAAGACTAATAATTTTCAAGTGATTATGGATTATTCTTGAGTTTCCCTTTTGTCTAGTCTGAACTTGCTAGTTCCCAATACTAAAGTAGGAGTCCATTGATAATTTAAACACGAATATTGACTATAAGTCTCTAACAAACCTTATTCTTATAATCAATCAAGCCAATATCCACCCAACTAACCCAAGGGCAAAGTGGGTTCTTATTACCAAGCCATGAGCAATTTTGCCCACCAAAAAACCTaggacaaaaaaagaaaaaagccacaccaaaaaaaaaactatatatatatatatatgaaaaaaaaaaaggtctcaAACCACATGGCATCCACATGATTGAGAAACAccaatttagaatttattttgatagggGATTTactatatagaatatttcttgaAAACAAGTTATAAAAAGTTCAAAACCCCCATGAACATGTAGTCTGATGATGTATAAGGCATAAGAGTAGAGAAACGAAAGGAATGGATATTCATGGCGTTTTTTCTAGtgcaattttctaaaacaataatgGCGTATTTTCTTATGATTGTAGACAGTTGATGGATGAGATCAATTAGTCATAATTCTACCCTTATTTGCAAGATCATTCTTCGCCGAGATCCTTTTGCTTTCCCTTTGGGGCTTTGGATTCCTGAATTGTAATccttttccttctctcttccAATTAAGGAATGCAAGCACGCAACCTGGTTTCACCTACACATATTGCCCTCTTCTATAGAGCCACCATCGAAGCCCTTATGAACTAAACAGAGATACCCAGTTTAATTTAAGAACTTTGTCAAATGAAGGAAGTAATTACTCTGGCAGAAATATCAACTGATTTAATTTCTGACAGTCGTACATCATCCTCCATAGCATTACATCTACTAAAAGGGTTTCTATTCTAGTTTCACATGTAGAATTGCATTTATAATTCATACACTACATTCCAaatttaaccaaacaaaagctaAAACAAAAGGCCTAAGCTAGAGCCATTTGCATTTCGACACCCAGATTGCCTAAGCCTGGCTTGAGGCTGTGTACACCCAAGGTTGCCAGGATTGATGATGAGCCCCTGATGAAGCCAAGGTTTCCATCTTCACCATTGGAACAACCAGCAGCAAGTGATCAGATATTCAATGGCAAATCGAGTGGGGCTATCCTAAGGGTGGTCACCTTTTGATAGAATCATTAATCCCTTCAATTGTTGTGCTATTGAGAAGCTGCATGCCCTCTTCACTCATCTGCTGAACTTCAGAAGGCGACAAAATTCTAATGCAGCGGACACAACCAACAAACTCACTGGCAGAGGAACATTGATAAGCATTAGAAATATGTCTAACTACAGAATCGAATCCATAGTGCTAGTTGTTCCAAATGAAAACAGAAACTACTAAAAACATAAGCTGTGAAAGCAAGATATAGCAAGAAAGTGAACTATAAACAGTCCCCACCAGAATGCCAGCAAAATGATCCTAAAAATGTAGGTATATACTGACTTTATTTCTACTTAATTTTACTATGATAATGTATTGGTCTAGTTACTATAATGGTATAGTGGGGGTTCAGTAGATCTGGGTTCTATCAGTGTATGCATGCACAAAACAACAGAACAGAACTTACTTCTGAGGATCATCCCCAACAAGAAGTACATCATTCTCATAATCCACATACACCATTTTCCAACTTGAGCCTTTCTGGTCGTTGAGCACACCTTCAAGTCCAAACATGCATTTAATTGCCTAGCATAATTCTTCATAATTCTTAAAACTTGCAACATCAATTGACCTCCTAACTGATCCCATTTTTTTAACCTGCCATAGCCAAAAATGCCATCAAAACCAGAACTCCCtgttttctaataaaaaaatgcacCAAAAAAGAATGTCCTTATTGAATGATGCAAGGCAGAAACATATGATCAAAAACAGTTCGTTGGCAAACATAGAAAAGTCAATGTGTAGCGAAATGGAGTTTGCAGTGACATTATGGCAGTAACAATATGTTAAAACTAAACTAGGCACACACTGGATCAAGGAAGCATGTAGGAGTGTTGTTGACTTGTTTCAATATACTTCAGGTGGTAATGATGGGCATGCCTCAATCTTTTTGATGAAAAAGAGACAATGTAGTCATTTAAAGATATACAAAttgttagtttaaaaaaaatttgtatcaaCAGAAATAATACATGGTACTGTAAAACATACCACAAGGTGAGTCTACCACAAACCAGTATGCATGTGGCACACATACAGAGACCAGGAATCAATAATAAGTTAATGTTTATATGGAAATGAGCTCTCAAATACTACTCTATCATGAGACATTACATCTATGAATTTACTTGACACATTGTTCTTAACacaaaaattttcatgttttaaacaagaaacaaaatttgTCGATGCTAAATATACTGATCACTTCCAATTAGGCAAGAAAAGTTTTAACCTCAGATACTAAGTCACACCAAAGCTTATGGGGATCCCAATCCATTTATATGGAGCCAGGATTGTGGCTCTACAATGATTGGTCAATGGTTATTTAGCTGATGATTCCTATACaatatcataaattaaaaagacCTACAGGAGAAACAAATTAGAACAAGTGATTTAGAGTTATTCAGTATTGGGGCAGATTTAGTCCAGCGCCACCCAGAAACCATGCTTGCACTTTTAaccaacaaaataatttattataggACAAAATAAGGAGAGTTGATTTCTAAAGTAGGATTGATAAGTTACCTTCTCATTTACCAATTCAGTGATGATAGATGCACATTGCTGCAATGACTTAATCCTTGTTATGCAGTGAGTTGATGGTCGCTCTAAAGCATCTCCTATATCCATGGATCCTTGTGAAGTCTCAGAAGGTGCCGAGCTATGACTTTCCAAGCTTCTAGTATAACATGTGTTAGTGATTCCTACACCAGCAATTGGCATTGGTGCACTTGATTTGGTCTTCATATTTACAGATGTTAGAGGGGCACTCCCTAATTTGCATTGTGAATGACTTGGCTTGGAAGCAATAGCCGAGGAAGATGACACATCCATTGGGGGTCCAGATACAAAAACATAATCCTAATCAACCAACTCCTCCTATGAATCCACAACTGTGGAATCCAtacaaataagataataaaaaataacataaattttaGCAACACGTTTTTTTAGATAATAGAATATTAAAATGAGCaatgaaatattattgaaaacttTGGTACCTCTTGAACAACTTCTCATTGGTCTTTGTTCCATGGATTTTAGAGGTTCTTTGACATTCTCATCTGAAGGCCTAAGACTGTCAATCCTAAAGCTAGTAATTTCTGGTTTATATGATGCACTGCTGTATTTAGAAGCAAGATCCATGTTGTTGGGAGTGTTAAATATTGTTTCCCTTATATCAACTTTTTTATCAGGAGAAAATCCATAGGTAGACTTCATTGAGGACCTCTTCCTCAAAAATGATGGGCTCCCTTCAGCACCACTAGAATCATCATCTAGAGGAAAAGACATACAATCCTCTTGAGAACTTGCCTCTGTCTTTCTCACAGAATTGCATTCAGACAAAGGAAACCCGTCAATTATTCTTGATGATCTCCTACTATTGCATGGCACGAAGGATTTTAACATGAgtaaagaatgaaaatatcatatgCCAAGATCGAGAAGagtaaaaaaatttctcctTTACCTTAACGCTTCATTTGGTTGCTTTTGAGAAAGGAATGGGTGGTTAAAAAACTCTTCAAATGTTAGTCGTTCCACTGCATATACAAGGACATAGAAGGATCAAAGAGCTATTAAACCTCAATAAGCCTTTAGTATTAGAACTACAGTGATTTCTTTTTGGCACAATCAGATATCATATATGTTTCACTTTTGTATCATCTTTAGCTGTTTTAGGCTTTTCACTTGGTGCCATTAAGAATTCCTAGCAACAAATAGGTTTCCCCaataaaacacacacacacacacacacacacacacacacacacatatatatatatatataaatgatgcCAGTTTCGAGCTAAATTATGTGAAATACCAGGATTGCGGCGCAACAATTTCTGACACAAATCTTTGCAGTCAGCACTCAAATCATTATTATCAGGA
This DNA window, taken from Vitis vinifera cultivar Pinot Noir 40024 chromosome 2, ASM3070453v1, encodes the following:
- the LOC100267201 gene encoding LOW QUALITY PROTEIN: serine/threonine-protein kinase ATG1c-like (The sequence of the model RefSeq protein was modified relative to this genomic sequence to represent the inferred CDS: substituted 2 bases at 2 genomic stop codons) produces the protein MLKSFVPCNSRRSSRIIDGFPLSECNSVRKTEASSQEDCMSFPLDDDSSGAEGSPSFLRKRSSMKSTYGFSPDKKVDIRETIFNTPNNMDLASKYSSASYKPEITSFRIDSLRPSDENVKEPLKSMEQRPMRSCSRVVDSXEELVDXDYVFVSGPPMDVSSSSAIASKPSHSQCKLGSAPLTSVNMKTKSSAPMPIAGVGITNTCYTRSLESHSSAPSETSQGSMDIGDALERPSTHCITRIKSLQQCASIITELVNEKAIKCMFGLEGVLNDQKGSSWKMVYVDYENDVLLVGDDPQNEFVGCVRCIRILSPSEVQQMSEEGMQLLNSTTIEGINDSIKRWKPWLHQGLIINPGNLGCTQPQARLRQSGCRNANGSSLGLLF